Within the Catalinimonas niigatensis genome, the region CGAACTGTCTGCTAAATTCAAGCTGGACAAAAATCTCTGCTTCACCAATTTTGAGGATGTGCCGGGCAGAGCGGATGTAGATGCCATCCATATAGTTACGCCAGTGCCTGATCATGCCCGAATGACCCTGGCCTCACTCAATGCCAACAAGCATACCGCCTGTACCATCCCCATGGCCATGACGGTAGAAGACTGCAAAGCTATCGTGGAAGCCAAAAGGAAGGCCAACAAAGTATATATGATGATGGAGACTGCACTGTATACAAGGGAATTTTTGTATGGCTTGAAACTGGCAGAAAGTGGTGAATTAGGAAAGATTCAGTTTGTGCGTGGTTCGCACATTCAGGACATGAGCATGGAAGGCTGGGCCGAGTACTGGAAAGGTTTTCCGCCTATGCTGAACGGAACGCATGCCATTTCACCGCTGCTCCGCATCAACAATACCAAAGCTGAGTCTGTTGTATGTCATGGTTCAGGACGCCTCAGTGATGACCTTGCCAAAAGGTACAATGCACCTTATGCGGTGGAGACAGCCACTTTTACCCTGAAAAATTCGGATGTTGTGGCCGAAGCCACCCGTTCTCTCTTTGATGTGGTGCGCCAGTACAGAGAAAGTTATGATGTGTATGGTACCAAAATGTCTTTTGAGTGGGAACAGCTTCAGGATGAGTCCCACGTAATCTTTGATGGAGGTGAAAATGCCCGTAGAATAGATGTCCCGGATACCGACGAAATGCTGATCCCTGAAATTGCGAATTTTACCAAAAGGGAAAAGATAGATGATCCCAACCACGTATCCTTCCTGCAAGGCGCAGGGCATGGAGGTTCGCACCCGCATCTGGTACAGGAGTTTGTGGCAGCCATTGTGGA harbors:
- a CDS encoding Gfo/Idh/MocA family protein, which produces MSDKKITVVIVGMGFGKEFIPIYQQHPNIKAVGICTRNEKTIAELSAKFKLDKNLCFTNFEDVPGRADVDAIHIVTPVPDHARMTLASLNANKHTACTIPMAMTVEDCKAIVEAKRKANKVYMMMETALYTREFLYGLKLAESGELGKIQFVRGSHIQDMSMEGWAEYWKGFPPMLNGTHAISPLLRINNTKAESVVCHGSGRLSDDLAKRYNAPYAVETATFTLKNSDVVAEATRSLFDVVRQYRESYDVYGTKMSFEWEQLQDESHVIFDGGENARRIDVPDTDEMLIPEIANFTKREKIDDPNHVSFLQGAGHGGSHPHLVQEFVAAIVEGRNSAVDADVAANYTCAGICAHQSAMNNGERVFIPDFE